One Delphinus delphis chromosome 3, mDelDel1.2, whole genome shotgun sequence genomic region harbors:
- the SUB1 gene encoding activated RNA polymerase II transcriptional coactivator p15 encodes MPKSKELVSSSSSGSDSDSEVDKKLKRKKQVAPEKPVKKQKTGETSRALSSSKQSSSSRDDNMFQIGKMRYVSVRDFKGKVLIDIREYWMDPEGEMKPGRKGISLNPEQWSQLKEQISDIDDAVRKL; translated from the exons atgcCGAAGTCAAAGGAACTTGTTTCTTCAAGCTCTTCTGGCAGTGATTCTGACAGTGAAGTTGACAAAAAG ttaAAGAGGAAAAAGCAAGTTGCTCcagaaaaacctgtaaaaaagCAAAAGACTGGTGAAACTTCAAGAGCCCTGTCATCTTCTAagcagagcagcagcagcagagatgATAACATGTTTCAG ATTGGGAAAATGAGGTATGTCAGTGTTCGGGACTTTAAAGGGAAAGTCTTAATTGATATTAGAGAATACTGGATGGATCCAGAAGGTGAAATGAAACCAGGAAGGAAAG gtatttctTTAAATCCTGAGCAGTGGAGCCAGCTGAAGGAACAGATTTCTGACATTGATGATGCAGtaagaaaactgtaa